A genomic region of Janthinobacterium lividum contains the following coding sequences:
- a CDS encoding TetR/AcrR family transcriptional regulator: protein MNQVEKKHPDPERANTRRKQVLDAAESCFSRRGVHGASMAEISKAAGMSAGHIYNYFDSKDAIIAAFVMQNTERVSNLMQDLAQREDPLQAVIDNAGEHVLEALDPKTWMMPLEIFAEASRNPVIAEMLQCSDQRSRQLFLSIIRDARIKRGLPADEEMLQGRLNALVAMYQGLPVRFIHNPDVKVEPLIAGFRIVLTALLLSE, encoded by the coding sequence ATGAACCAAGTTGAAAAGAAGCATCCGGATCCCGAGCGCGCCAACACGCGGCGCAAGCAGGTGCTCGATGCGGCCGAAAGCTGTTTCAGCCGCCGCGGCGTCCACGGCGCCAGCATGGCCGAGATCTCGAAAGCGGCCGGCATGAGCGCGGGCCACATCTATAACTATTTTGACAGCAAGGATGCGATCATCGCCGCCTTCGTCATGCAGAATACGGAGCGGGTGTCGAACCTGATGCAGGACCTGGCGCAGCGCGAAGACCCGCTGCAGGCCGTGATCGACAATGCGGGCGAGCATGTGCTTGAAGCGCTGGACCCGAAAACGTGGATGATGCCGCTGGAAATTTTTGCGGAAGCATCGCGCAATCCGGTGATCGCGGAAATGCTGCAATGCTCGGACCAGCGTTCGCGGCAGTTGTTTCTCTCCATCATCCGCGATGCGCGCATCAAGCGCGGCTTGCCGGCCGATGAAGAGATGCTGCAAGGCCGCCTGAACGCCCTTGTCGCCATGTACCAGGGCTTGCCCGTGCGCTTCATTCACAATCCGGACGTGAAAGTCGAGCCGTTGATCGCGGGCTTCCGCATCGTCCTGACGGCGCTGCTGCTGAGCGAATAG
- the adeC gene encoding AdeC/AdeK/OprM family multidrug efflux complex outer membrane factor has product MKKSLLSMAALALLAGCSLAPTYERPAAPAPTSWPTGPSYKADTAAADAKPVADVAWREFFADARLRQVLELALANNRDLRVSILNIEKARATYGIERAALIPTLSASGGQSASRVPKNASANGEASINRQYTANLGVSAYELDFFGRVRSLSDSALEQYLGTEEARRAQQISLVAEVASTYLNLVADQQRLRVAQDTLKSQQSSYDLAVRRFSAGATSGLDKYDAQTSVESARSDVAVYTSQVALDQNALVLLVGGPVPAELLPQGEFGAVTALADIPSGLPSDVLQRRPDVLAAERTLRAANANIGAARAAFFPRISLTATAGSLSDNLSGLFKAGSGTWSFIPQISLPIFDGGVNRANLDIAKVQREISVAQYEKAIQVAFREVSDALAQRGTIDERLQSQVSLVEASTKSYTIHDARYKQGAESYLNALVAQRALYTAQQSLITARLAKSTNLVTLYKVLGGGWQPEQTAVAAAGGAQ; this is encoded by the coding sequence ATGAAAAAATCGCTACTCTCCATGGCGGCACTGGCCTTGCTGGCCGGTTGCAGCCTGGCCCCTACGTATGAGCGTCCGGCAGCGCCGGCGCCCACAAGCTGGCCGACCGGTCCTTCCTACAAGGCCGACACGGCCGCCGCCGACGCCAAGCCGGTGGCGGACGTCGCCTGGCGCGAGTTCTTTGCCGATGCGCGCCTGCGCCAGGTACTGGAACTGGCGCTGGCCAACAACCGCGACCTGCGCGTCTCGATCCTCAACATCGAGAAGGCGCGCGCCACCTACGGCATCGAACGCGCCGCGCTGATCCCGACCCTGTCGGCGTCCGGCGGCCAGTCGGCCAGCCGCGTGCCGAAGAACGCCAGCGCCAACGGCGAAGCGTCCATCAACCGCCAGTACACGGCGAACCTGGGCGTGTCGGCGTACGAGCTGGACTTCTTCGGCCGCGTGCGCAGCCTGTCCGACAGCGCGCTGGAACAATACCTGGGCACGGAAGAAGCACGCCGTGCACAGCAGATCAGCCTGGTGGCCGAAGTGGCCAGCACCTATCTGAACCTGGTGGCCGACCAGCAGCGCCTGCGCGTGGCGCAAGATACCTTGAAGAGCCAGCAGTCGTCGTATGACCTGGCCGTGCGCCGCTTCAGTGCCGGTGCGACTTCCGGCCTGGACAAGTACGATGCCCAGACCAGCGTCGAATCGGCCCGTTCCGACGTGGCTGTCTACACGAGCCAGGTTGCGCTGGATCAGAATGCGCTGGTCTTGCTGGTGGGCGGCCCCGTGCCGGCCGAGCTGCTGCCGCAAGGCGAGTTCGGCGCCGTCACGGCCCTGGCGGACATTCCGTCCGGCTTGCCGTCGGACGTGCTGCAACGCCGTCCCGACGTGCTGGCGGCCGAGCGCACCTTGCGCGCGGCCAACGCCAACATCGGCGCGGCGCGCGCGGCCTTCTTCCCGCGCATTTCGCTGACGGCCACGGCCGGCTCGCTGAGCGACAACCTGTCGGGTCTGTTCAAGGCGGGCAGCGGCACGTGGAGCTTCATTCCGCAGATCAGCTTGCCGATCTTCGATGGCGGCGTGAACCGCGCCAACCTCGATATCGCCAAGGTGCAGCGTGAAATCTCCGTGGCGCAATACGAAAAGGCGATCCAGGTCGCCTTCCGTGAAGTGTCCGATGCGCTGGCCCAGCGCGGCACCATCGACGAGCGCCTGCAATCGCAGGTCTCGCTGGTCGAAGCGTCGACGAAGAGCTACACCATCCACGACGCGCGCTACAAGCAGGGCGCCGAGTCCTACCTGAACGCCCTGGTGGCCCAGCGCGCGCTGTACACGGCGCAGCAGAGCCTGATCACGGCGCGCCTGGCCAAATCGACCAACCTGGTGACCTTGTACAAGGTGCTGGGCGGCGGTTGGCAGCCTGAGCAGACAGCCGTCGCGGCGGCTGGCGGCGCCCAATAA
- a CDS encoding efflux RND transporter permease subunit, translating to MARFFIDRPIFAWVVAIVIMLAGVISILSLPIAQYPSIAPPSISISGSYPGASAKTVEDAVTQVIEQKMKGIDGLRYMASSSDATGGISITLTFTSGTNPDIAQVQVQNKLQLATPLLPTAVTQQGLVVSKATKNFLMVFGFISENGKMDQTDLSDYVAANVVDPLSRVAGVGDVTLFGSQYAMRIWLNPAKLQSFNLTPADVITAVQAQNAEVSAGELGGTPSIKGQQLNATVSAQSRLQTVEQFGAILLKTTTDGAMVHLKDVATMELGRENYNTVARYNGHAATGVAIKLATGANALDTANAAKAMLGNLSKQFPEGMSYQVAFDTTPFVKLSIEEVVKTLVEAVILVFLVMYLFLQNFRATLIPTMAVPVVLLGTFGILNAFGYSINTLTMFAMVLAIGLLVDDAIVVVENVERVMSEEGLSPLEATRKSMTQITGALVGIAMVLSAVFVPMAFFGGSTGVIYRQFSITIVSSMVLSVVVALVFTPALCATLLKPVEKGHHATNKGFFGWFNRSFDSSSNKYQGMVGAMITHRARSMLLYVLLLAGLVFIFMRLPTSFLPEEDQGILFTQIQLPTGATQERTLKVIEQVEDHFMNSEKDNVASVFAVAGFSFGGNGQNTGIAFVRLKDWSLRKDVAQKAPAVAGRAMGKLLQIKDAMVFTFAPPAVLELGNATGFDMQLQDIGGVGHDALMAARNQLLGMASQNPAMVGVRPNGQEDTPQYKIDIDQQKATALGLQISEINRVLSVGWGSSYVNDFLDRGRVKKVFIQGDASSRMLPEDLNKWFVRNTAGQMVPFSAFATGKWIYASPRLERYNGLPSVEILGTPAPGQSTGAAMNAMEEMVAKLPPGIGFSWTGVSLEERESGSQTPQLYALSLLIVFLCLAALYESWSIPFSVLLVVPLGVIGAVLGTWMFGLSNDVYFQVGLLTVVGLSAKNAILIVEFAKEMQESGMSLLDATLHAVRLRLRPILMTSIAFGLGVLPLAISSGAGSGSQNAIGIGVLGGMLTATFLGIFFVPVFFVLVRGFFSKSDAPTTPAAPGSPAVTLSKDAH from the coding sequence ATGGCCCGTTTTTTCATTGACCGCCCGATTTTTGCCTGGGTGGTCGCGATCGTCATCATGCTTGCCGGCGTGATTTCGATCCTCAGCCTGCCGATCGCGCAGTACCCGAGTATTGCTCCGCCGTCGATTTCGATCAGCGGCTCCTATCCTGGCGCCTCCGCCAAGACCGTGGAAGACGCCGTCACCCAGGTCATCGAACAAAAGATGAAGGGTATCGACGGCTTGCGCTACATGGCTTCGTCGAGTGACGCCACTGGCGGCATCAGCATTACGCTGACGTTTACCAGCGGCACCAATCCCGACATCGCCCAGGTGCAGGTACAGAACAAGCTGCAGCTGGCCACGCCACTGCTGCCGACGGCTGTCACGCAACAGGGTCTCGTCGTGTCGAAGGCCACCAAGAACTTCCTGATGGTGTTCGGCTTCATTTCCGAAAACGGCAAGATGGACCAGACCGACTTGAGCGACTATGTGGCCGCCAACGTCGTCGACCCACTGAGCCGTGTTGCCGGCGTGGGCGATGTGACGCTGTTCGGTTCGCAGTACGCCATGCGTATCTGGCTCAATCCGGCCAAGCTGCAAAGTTTCAACCTGACCCCGGCGGACGTGATCACGGCCGTGCAGGCGCAGAATGCGGAAGTGTCGGCCGGTGAACTGGGCGGCACGCCGTCCATCAAGGGCCAGCAGCTGAACGCTACCGTGTCGGCGCAAAGCCGTTTGCAAACGGTGGAGCAGTTCGGTGCCATCTTGCTGAAAACCACGACCGACGGCGCCATGGTGCACCTGAAGGATGTGGCCACCATGGAGCTGGGCCGCGAGAACTACAACACCGTGGCCCGCTATAACGGCCATGCGGCAACCGGCGTGGCGATCAAGCTGGCGACGGGCGCCAACGCGCTCGATACGGCCAATGCGGCGAAAGCCATGCTGGGCAACCTGAGCAAGCAATTCCCTGAAGGCATGAGCTACCAGGTGGCGTTCGACACGACCCCGTTCGTGAAACTGTCCATCGAAGAAGTGGTCAAAACCCTGGTCGAAGCGGTCATCCTGGTCTTCCTGGTGATGTATCTGTTCCTGCAGAACTTCCGCGCTACCCTGATCCCGACCATGGCCGTGCCGGTCGTGCTGCTGGGTACCTTCGGCATCCTGAATGCATTCGGTTACTCGATCAATACCCTCACCATGTTCGCCATGGTGCTGGCCATCGGTTTGCTGGTCGATGATGCGATCGTGGTGGTGGAAAACGTCGAGCGCGTGATGAGCGAAGAGGGCTTGTCGCCGCTGGAAGCGACGCGCAAGTCCATGACGCAGATCACGGGCGCGCTGGTCGGTATCGCCATGGTGCTGTCGGCCGTGTTCGTGCCGATGGCCTTCTTTGGCGGTTCGACGGGCGTGATTTACCGCCAGTTCTCGATCACGATCGTCTCGTCGATGGTGCTGTCCGTCGTCGTCGCGCTGGTCTTTACGCCAGCCTTGTGCGCCACCTTGCTGAAACCGGTCGAAAAGGGCCATCACGCGACCAACAAGGGTTTCTTCGGCTGGTTCAACCGAAGCTTCGATAGCAGCAGCAACAAGTACCAGGGCATGGTTGGCGCCATGATTACGCACCGCGCCCGCTCGATGCTGTTGTATGTGCTGTTGCTGGCCGGCCTGGTGTTCATCTTCATGCGCTTGCCAACGTCGTTCCTGCCGGAAGAAGACCAGGGCATCCTGTTTACGCAGATTCAATTGCCGACGGGCGCCACGCAAGAGCGCACCCTGAAAGTGATCGAACAGGTCGAAGACCACTTCATGAACAGCGAGAAAGATAACGTCGCTTCCGTGTTTGCCGTGGCCGGTTTCAGCTTCGGCGGTAACGGCCAGAATACGGGTATCGCCTTCGTGCGCCTGAAAGACTGGTCGCTGCGCAAGGACGTGGCGCAAAAAGCGCCGGCAGTAGCGGGCCGCGCCATGGGCAAGTTGTTGCAGATCAAGGATGCGATGGTGTTTACGTTTGCACCGCCTGCCGTGCTGGAACTGGGTAACGCCACCGGTTTCGACATGCAGCTGCAGGATATCGGCGGTGTCGGCCATGACGCCCTGATGGCGGCGCGTAACCAGTTGCTGGGCATGGCGTCGCAGAATCCGGCCATGGTCGGCGTGCGCCCGAACGGCCAGGAAGATACGCCGCAGTACAAGATCGACATCGACCAGCAGAAAGCCACGGCGCTGGGCTTGCAGATCTCGGAAATCAACCGCGTGCTGAGCGTCGGCTGGGGTAGTTCGTATGTGAACGACTTCCTCGACCGTGGCCGCGTGAAGAAAGTGTTCATCCAGGGTGACGCCAGTTCGCGCATGCTGCCGGAAGACTTGAACAAGTGGTTCGTGCGCAATACCGCTGGCCAGATGGTGCCGTTCTCGGCCTTCGCTACCGGCAAGTGGATTTACGCGTCGCCACGCCTGGAACGCTACAACGGCTTGCCGTCGGTAGAGATCCTGGGTACGCCGGCGCCGGGCCAAAGCACGGGCGCCGCCATGAACGCGATGGAAGAAATGGTGGCCAAGCTGCCGCCTGGCATCGGCTTCAGCTGGACCGGCGTGTCGCTGGAAGAGCGCGAATCCGGTTCGCAGACGCCGCAGCTGTACGCGCTGTCCCTGCTGATCGTCTTCCTGTGCCTGGCCGCGCTGTATGAAAGCTGGTCGATTCCATTCTCCGTGCTGCTGGTGGTACCGCTGGGCGTGATCGGCGCCGTGCTCGGTACGTGGATGTTCGGCCTGTCGAACGACGTGTACTTCCAGGTGGGCTTGCTCACGGTGGTGGGCCTGTCGGCGAAGAATGCGATTCTGATCGTCGAATTCGCCAAGGAAATGCAGGAATCGGGCATGTCGCTGCTGGACGCGACCTTGCATGCGGTGCGTCTGCGTCTGCGTCCGATTCTGATGACCTCGATTGCCTTCGGCCTGGGCGTGTTGCCACTGGCCATTTCCAGCGGCGCCGGTTCCGGCAGCCAGAACGCCATCGGTATCGGCGTGCTGGGCGGTATGTTGACGGCCACGTTCCTCGGTATCTTCTTCGTGCCGGTGTTCTTCGTGCTGGTGCGCGGCTTCTTCTCGAAGTCGGACGCGCCAACCACGCCGGCGGCGCCTGGTTCGCCAGCCGTCACGCTTTCCAAGGATGCACATTAA
- a CDS encoding efflux RND transporter periplasmic adaptor subunit, with translation MFTVNPAALPMSAELPGRTNAYQVADVRPQVGGLIQKRLFVEGSDVKAGTALYQIDSATYQAAYNSAKAALSKAKANLLTAGPKASRYKELVAIEGVSRQEYDDAVAAFEQAKADVESATAALESANINLKYSTVTAPISGRTSRSTVTAGALVTAGQAEALTTVQQLDPIYVDVTQSSTDLLRLKRQMADGSLKKVGEGQAKVDLILPDGSKYSEPGKLQFAGVTVDPTTGNVVLRALFPNPKGELLPGMYVRAQLETGVDEKAITVPQVGVTRNQKGQATALILNKENKVEQRVLTTSGTVGNDWLVTSGLAAGDRVIVEGLQKVKPGAPAVAVPAKAPAAPAAAASAAASAASAH, from the coding sequence GTGTTTACTGTTAATCCGGCCGCGTTGCCGATGAGCGCCGAACTGCCCGGCCGCACGAATGCCTACCAGGTCGCCGATGTGCGCCCGCAAGTCGGTGGTTTGATCCAGAAGCGCCTGTTCGTCGAAGGTAGCGATGTGAAAGCAGGCACGGCCCTGTACCAGATCGATTCGGCCACCTACCAGGCGGCCTACAATTCGGCCAAGGCCGCCTTGTCGAAAGCCAAGGCCAACCTGCTGACGGCTGGTCCGAAAGCGTCGCGCTACAAGGAACTGGTCGCCATCGAAGGCGTGAGCCGCCAGGAATACGATGACGCCGTCGCGGCGTTCGAGCAAGCGAAGGCAGACGTCGAGTCCGCCACAGCGGCGCTGGAATCGGCGAATATCAACCTGAAATACAGCACCGTGACGGCGCCGATCAGCGGCCGCACTAGCCGCTCGACCGTGACGGCCGGCGCGCTGGTCACGGCGGGCCAGGCGGAAGCACTGACCACCGTGCAGCAACTCGATCCGATCTATGTCGACGTGACACAGTCGAGCACGGATTTGCTGCGCCTGAAGCGCCAGATGGCCGACGGTTCGCTGAAAAAAGTGGGCGAAGGCCAGGCCAAGGTCGACCTGATCTTGCCGGATGGCAGCAAGTACAGCGAACCGGGCAAGCTGCAGTTCGCTGGCGTGACGGTCGATCCGACCACCGGCAACGTGGTCTTGCGCGCGCTGTTCCCGAACCCGAAAGGCGAATTGCTGCCAGGTATGTACGTACGTGCCCAGTTGGAAACGGGCGTCGATGAAAAAGCCATCACCGTGCCGCAAGTGGGCGTGACGCGCAACCAGAAGGGCCAGGCAACGGCCCTGATCCTGAACAAGGAAAATAAGGTCGAGCAACGCGTGCTGACCACCAGCGGTACGGTCGGCAACGACTGGCTGGTGACGTCCGGCCTGGCCGCAGGCGATCGCGTGATCGTGGAAGGCTTGCAAAAAGTCAAGCCAGGCGCACCAGCCGTTGCCGTGCCGGCCAAGGCGCCTGCCGCGCCTGCCGCTGCCGCCTCTGCCGCAGCATCGGCTGCCAGCGCCCACTAA
- a CDS encoding ATPase domain-containing protein, translating to MTAQARKTRRQDGASGPDTPPLLSTGVDGLDAILSGGLLAERLYLVEGVPGTGKTTLALQFLAEGARSGVPVLYIALAESEIELRGAALSHGWDLAGIAIEEVAPNDDILDPERQYTIFHPSEIELASTNQRILAAIEKHRPARLVLDSLSELQLLAENPLRYRRQVVALKQYLASRHCTTLLIDDRSAVDDGLQVRSVAHCVISLELQNQDYGNDRRRVRVVKYRGVPFRSGTHDYKIAHDGLLVFPRLVAADTRRDGDHRRLSSGVPELDTMIGGGLEEGMSTLISGPAGSGKSTLAAQFVHAATKRGESCAMFLFEEARSKLLNRADNVGMRLQAALDSGLLSAQQIDPAELTPGEFAQAVVDAAERGARVIVIDSLNGYMHAVPDERFQSTYLHELLNYLGQRGVATLLVGVQQNMLGTAMTTSADASYLADGVIMLRYYETEGEVRQAISVFKKRGSAHERSIRRFEISPQGIRIGPALAGFHGILSGLPTVGGTPFP from the coding sequence ATGACAGCACAGGCGCGAAAAACACGGCGGCAGGATGGCGCCAGCGGCCCGGACACGCCGCCACTGCTGTCGACCGGCGTCGACGGCCTCGATGCCATCCTCTCGGGCGGCTTGCTGGCCGAGCGCCTGTACTTGGTCGAAGGCGTCCCCGGCACGGGCAAGACCACCCTGGCGCTGCAATTTCTGGCCGAAGGCGCGCGCAGCGGCGTGCCCGTGCTGTATATCGCCCTGGCGGAATCCGAGATCGAACTGCGCGGCGCGGCCCTGTCGCATGGCTGGGACCTGGCCGGCATCGCCATCGAAGAAGTGGCGCCCAACGACGACATCCTCGACCCCGAGCGCCAGTACACCATCTTCCACCCGTCGGAAATCGAACTGGCATCGACCAACCAGCGCATCCTCGCCGCCATCGAAAAGCACCGCCCTGCCCGCCTGGTGCTCGACTCGCTGTCCGAACTGCAACTACTGGCGGAAAACCCCCTGCGCTACCGGCGCCAGGTCGTGGCATTGAAACAATACCTGGCCAGCCGGCACTGCACCACCCTGCTGATCGATGACCGTTCCGCAGTGGACGACGGCTTGCAAGTGCGTAGCGTGGCCCACTGCGTCATTTCCCTGGAGCTGCAAAACCAGGATTATGGCAATGACCGGCGCCGCGTGCGGGTGGTGAAATACCGGGGCGTGCCGTTTCGCAGCGGCACCCACGACTACAAGATCGCCCATGACGGCCTGCTCGTCTTTCCGCGCCTGGTGGCGGCCGACACGCGCCGCGATGGCGACCATCGGCGCCTGTCGAGCGGCGTGCCCGAACTCGACACCATGATAGGGGGCGGCCTGGAAGAAGGCATGAGCACGCTCATTTCCGGCCCGGCCGGCAGCGGCAAGTCCACCCTGGCGGCGCAATTCGTGCACGCGGCAACAAAGCGCGGCGAATCGTGCGCCATGTTCCTGTTCGAGGAAGCGCGCAGCAAGCTGCTGAACCGGGCCGACAACGTGGGCATGCGCCTGCAGGCGGCGCTCGACTCCGGCCTCCTGAGCGCACAGCAGATCGATCCGGCCGAGCTGACCCCGGGAGAATTCGCCCAGGCCGTGGTCGACGCGGCAGAACGGGGCGCCCGGGTCATCGTCATCGATAGCCTGAACGGCTACATGCACGCGGTGCCCGACGAGCGCTTCCAGAGCACCTACCTGCATGAACTGCTCAATTACCTGGGCCAGCGCGGCGTGGCCACCCTGCTCGTCGGCGTGCAGCAAAACATGCTGGGCACCGCAATGACGACCTCGGCCGACGCCAGCTACCTGGCCGACGGCGTCATCATGCTGCGCTACTACGAAACGGAAGGCGAGGTGCGGCAAGCCATTTCCGTCTTCAAGAAGCGCGGCAGCGCGCACGAGCGCAGCATCCGCCGCTTCGAGATCAGCCCGCAGGGCATCCGCATCGGCCCGGCCCTGGCCGGTTTTCACGGCATCCTGTCCGGCTTGCCCACCGTCGGCGGCACGCCCTTCCCCTAG
- a CDS encoding ATP-binding protein yields the protein MEQRILIYAPGGQDASLTTRVLASVAIASHACRSAGELAEQLALGAGGVLTVDEVLHAGVYAVLDTYTRQQPDWSDLPIILLTHAGLDSLPLRQAVATLGNLTLLERPVHILTLITSAHAMLRARQRQYQVRETQRRKDEFLASLGHELRNPLAPIKTSVALLKHLYPASEQVSKVSGVIERQVTHLTRLVDDLLNVARITSGKVLLQRENIELQQVLDHVIELCQPAADSRHISITQALPTLAITLHADYARVVQIFANIVLNAVKFTPEGGRIHITVRLAQGQLQVTIEDNGIGIEPDAIPRIFSMFEQGRTVEGQMASGLGIGLSLARQFAEMHGGSIDAYSDGPGRGSRFIVTLPASAGDAQTATPAAASGEAPTGADPPVQVLVVDDNLDAADSLQSLFQLEGYAAKVAYGGAQALAAVDMAWPQLIVMDLGMPDMDGYEAARQIRQRAQGREVLLVALTGWGQGEARSRTEQAGFDHHLTKPVDFAAIAALLEQHLARRTGTATRTK from the coding sequence ATGGAGCAGCGTATTCTGATCTACGCGCCTGGCGGCCAGGACGCCTCCCTGACCACCAGGGTACTCGCCAGCGTAGCCATCGCCAGCCACGCCTGCCGCTCCGCCGGCGAGCTGGCCGAGCAGCTGGCGCTGGGCGCCGGCGGCGTGCTGACGGTGGACGAGGTCTTGCATGCAGGCGTCTACGCCGTGCTCGACACCTACACCCGCCAGCAGCCGGACTGGTCCGATTTGCCCATCATCCTGCTGACGCATGCGGGACTCGATTCCTTGCCCTTGCGGCAAGCCGTCGCCACCCTGGGCAACCTGACCTTGCTGGAACGCCCCGTGCACATATTGACCCTGATCACCTCGGCCCACGCCATGCTGCGCGCGCGCCAGCGCCAGTACCAGGTGCGCGAGACGCAGCGGCGCAAGGACGAATTCCTTGCCAGCCTCGGACATGAACTGCGCAATCCGCTGGCGCCCATCAAGACTTCGGTGGCCCTGCTCAAGCACCTGTATCCGGCCTCGGAGCAGGTCAGCAAGGTCAGCGGCGTGATTGAGCGCCAGGTGACGCATCTGACGCGGCTGGTGGATGACTTGCTCAACGTGGCGCGCATCACCAGCGGCAAGGTACTGCTGCAGCGCGAAAATATTGAATTACAGCAAGTACTCGACCATGTAATCGAACTGTGCCAGCCCGCTGCCGACAGCCGGCACATCAGCATCACGCAGGCGTTGCCGACGCTTGCCATCACGCTGCACGCCGACTATGCCAGGGTGGTGCAGATCTTTGCCAATATCGTTTTGAATGCCGTGAAGTTCACGCCGGAGGGCGGCCGCATCCACATCACGGTGCGCCTGGCGCAGGGGCAACTGCAGGTGACGATCGAAGACAATGGCATCGGCATCGAGCCGGACGCCATCCCGCGCATCTTTTCCATGTTCGAACAGGGACGCACGGTGGAAGGCCAGATGGCCAGCGGCCTGGGCATCGGCTTGAGCCTGGCGCGCCAATTTGCCGAGATGCATGGCGGCAGCATCGACGCGTACAGCGACGGCCCCGGCCGCGGCAGCCGCTTCATCGTCACCTTGCCGGCCAGCGCCGGCGACGCCCAGACAGCCACCCCGGCGGCGGCCAGCGGCGAGGCGCCCACCGGCGCGGATCCGCCCGTGCAAGTGCTGGTGGTGGATGACAACCTCGATGCGGCCGATTCCTTGCAAAGCCTGTTCCAGCTCGAAGGTTATGCCGCCAAGGTCGCGTATGGCGGCGCGCAGGCGCTGGCGGCCGTCGATATGGCGTGGCCACAACTGATCGTGATGGACCTGGGCATGCCGGACATGGATGGTTATGAGGCGGCACGCCAGATACGCCAGCGTGCGCAGGGACGCGAGGTGCTGCTGGTCGCCCTGACGGGCTGGGGCCAGGGCGAGGCGCGCTCACGCACGGAACAAGCCGGCTTCGACCATCACCTGACGAAACCGGTGGATTTCGCCGCCATCGCCGCCCTGCTGGAACAGCACCTGGCGCGGCGGACGGGGACAGCTACGCGGACAAAATAG